A genomic region of Nitrosomonas ureae contains the following coding sequences:
- the coaD gene encoding pantetheine-phosphate adenylyltransferase has product MDKAIYPGTFDPITRGHEDLVRRASRLFDQIVVAIAVSSSKKPFFTLEERVEMAREVLSDCSNVKVMAFSGLLMNFLQQQRSRIIVRGLRAASDFEYEFQMAGMNRGLYPDVETLFMTPSEQYMFVSATIVREIASLGGNADTFVHPLVAKKLSEKLT; this is encoded by the coding sequence ATGGATAAAGCGATCTATCCCGGTACGTTTGATCCAATAACCCGCGGGCATGAAGATTTAGTTAGACGCGCCTCACGTTTGTTCGATCAGATTGTTGTTGCAATCGCTGTAAGCAGCAGCAAGAAACCTTTTTTTACCCTGGAGGAAAGGGTGGAGATGGCACGGGAGGTTCTCTCAGACTGCTCCAATGTCAAGGTTATGGCGTTTTCTGGCTTATTGATGAATTTTTTGCAGCAACAAAGGTCACGGATAATTGTGCGCGGCTTGCGTGCAGCTTCGGATTTTGAATATGAATTCCAAATGGCCGGAATGAATCGTGGGTTATATCCTGATGTGGAGACTTTATTCATGACGCCATCAGAACAGTATATGTTTGTTTCTGCAACTATCGTGCGTGAAATCGCATCGCTCGGCGGGAATGCTGATACGTTTGTACATCCACTGGTCGCAAAAAAATTAAGCGAGAAATTAACCTAA
- the ppc gene encoding phosphoenolpyruvate carboxylase encodes MNDVDSDNYDNNTNKLANDKDLPLREDIRFLGRMLGDTVREQEGDKAFELVENIRKIAIRFHREQDPAARYELEAILKQLSDKDSLPVVRAFSYFSLLSNIAEDVHHNRRRRAHLRAGSTPQAGSVTLALERVLESSSNARTILTDFFKHAIVSPVLTAHPTEVQRRSILDCQLAIERLLKERAWVELTPNEMRHNEENQRATIQILWQTRMLRPTRLSVYDEIENGLAYYSYTFLSEIPYIYAKIEDLLERRLAGDIPLVTSFLRIGSWIGGDRDGNPFVTHEVMLRAMERQSAVALEYYIDAVQKIGRSMSLTERLVEVSDEVKKLLATAPDIPNRSDEPYRRIFLSIGARLVATAKKFGHQVLQLSTEETREPYADSAEFVHDLEAIIQSLKQHKSSWVARGALRNLRRAADVFGFHLAPLDMRQHSKIHEQVVSELFEYYTGHKDYLQLSEEERIDWLLSEINRLHPLLTIPSEFSETTQSELRILQCAAEIHRRFGRAAMPNYIISMTTGVINILEVAYLLRQVDLLQTGENPQLHLNIIPLFETISDLQSCGKIMDQLFSLPYYRKLLSSMGSVQEVMLGYSDSNKDGGFIASNWEIYKAEIALTKVFAKHQIGLRLFHGRGGTVGRGGGPSYQSILAQPPGSVNGQIRVTEQGEVISSKYAEPEIGRRNLETLVAATMEATLLGHDSIGSNADQYYPAMNKLAAISFAAYQDLVFGTTGFKQFFLESTPIREMAGLHIGSRPPSRTSSDDIEDLRAIPWVFSWSQSRMMLPGWYGFGHAVETFVTRKDQNGQGLALLQEMYQKWPFMQTLLSNMDMVLAKTDMGIASRYAELVNDIALREQIFARIREERARSEKWLFAITGNVELLQDNPTLARSIRNRIPYIDPLNHLQVELLRRYRSGEDSEEVKRSIHLTINGVTAGLRNSG; translated from the coding sequence ATGAATGATGTTGATTCAGATAATTATGATAATAATACTAATAAGCTAGCTAATGATAAAGACTTGCCATTGCGCGAGGATATTCGTTTCCTTGGACGTATGCTGGGTGATACGGTGCGTGAGCAAGAGGGAGATAAGGCCTTTGAGCTGGTAGAAAATATACGTAAGATAGCTATTCGCTTTCATCGAGAGCAAGATCCCGCTGCACGGTATGAACTGGAAGCGATACTCAAGCAATTAAGCGATAAGGATTCATTGCCGGTCGTTCGGGCTTTTAGTTATTTCTCACTGCTTTCCAATATTGCAGAAGATGTGCATCATAACCGCCGGCGGCGGGCTCACCTGCGTGCCGGCTCAACGCCGCAGGCAGGAAGTGTGACCTTAGCCCTTGAGCGTGTATTGGAAAGCAGTAGTAATGCACGCACAATCCTTACTGATTTTTTCAAGCATGCGATCGTTTCTCCAGTTCTGACAGCACATCCAACCGAGGTGCAGCGTAGAAGCATACTGGATTGTCAACTGGCCATTGAGCGTTTGTTGAAAGAACGAGCCTGGGTTGAACTGACTCCGAATGAAATGCGCCATAATGAAGAAAATCAACGCGCTACAATTCAAATTTTGTGGCAAACGCGCATGTTACGTCCGACCCGCTTGTCTGTTTATGATGAGATTGAAAATGGTTTGGCGTACTACAGTTATACCTTTCTAAGTGAAATTCCATACATATACGCAAAGATCGAAGATCTGCTCGAGCGTCGACTGGCTGGCGATATACCATTGGTGACTTCATTTCTGCGAATTGGAAGCTGGATTGGCGGTGATCGCGATGGCAATCCTTTTGTTACACATGAAGTCATGTTGCGAGCTATGGAACGTCAATCAGCCGTGGCACTGGAATATTATATCGATGCTGTACAAAAAATTGGTCGCTCCATGAGTCTGACCGAACGTTTGGTAGAGGTCAGTGACGAAGTCAAAAAATTGCTTGCTACCGCGCCGGATATTCCTAATCGATCTGATGAGCCTTATCGGCGAATATTCCTGAGCATCGGTGCACGTTTGGTTGCCACTGCAAAAAAATTCGGACATCAAGTTTTGCAGCTTAGTACGGAAGAAACCAGAGAACCCTACGCTGACAGTGCTGAATTTGTACACGATCTTGAAGCAATCATTCAATCCCTGAAGCAGCATAAATCTTCTTGGGTGGCGCGTGGTGCATTACGCAACTTGCGGCGAGCTGCCGATGTGTTTGGTTTTCATCTTGCGCCTCTGGATATGCGCCAACATAGCAAAATCCATGAACAAGTTGTAAGCGAGCTATTTGAATATTACACGGGTCACAAGGATTACCTGCAGCTGAGTGAGGAAGAGCGTATCGATTGGTTGCTATCAGAAATTAATCGATTACATCCATTATTGACTATTCCTTCGGAGTTCTCGGAAACGACGCAATCCGAATTGCGCATTTTGCAGTGCGCAGCTGAAATTCATCGGCGTTTCGGACGTGCAGCAATGCCGAATTACATTATTTCCATGACAACCGGGGTAATCAATATACTGGAAGTAGCATACTTATTGCGGCAGGTGGATTTGCTGCAAACCGGAGAAAATCCCCAGTTGCATCTTAATATCATCCCGTTGTTTGAAACAATCTCTGATTTGCAAAGTTGCGGCAAAATTATGGATCAATTATTTTCATTGCCGTACTATCGCAAACTTTTAAGTTCAATGGGTAGTGTGCAGGAGGTGATGCTGGGATATTCCGATAGCAATAAGGATGGTGGATTTATCGCCTCAAATTGGGAGATTTACAAGGCGGAAATTGCACTGACCAAGGTTTTTGCTAAGCATCAGATTGGATTGCGTCTATTTCACGGTCGTGGTGGCACAGTTGGACGTGGCGGTGGTCCCAGCTATCAGAGTATCCTGGCACAGCCCCCTGGTAGTGTAAATGGTCAGATACGAGTAACCGAACAAGGCGAAGTTATTAGTAGTAAATACGCCGAACCTGAGATTGGACGTCGTAACCTTGAAACTTTAGTGGCTGCAACGATGGAGGCAACCTTGCTCGGGCACGATTCGATCGGTAGCAATGCAGATCAATATTACCCTGCGATGAATAAACTTGCAGCGATTTCTTTTGCAGCTTATCAGGATTTGGTTTTCGGAACTACGGGATTCAAGCAATTCTTTCTGGAATCGACACCTATCCGGGAAATGGCAGGTTTACACATAGGTAGTCGGCCGCCCTCTCGCACAAGTTCTGATGATATTGAAGATTTGCGTGCAATTCCATGGGTATTCAGCTGGAGTCAGAGTCGGATGATGTTGCCTGGCTGGTATGGCTTTGGGCATGCAGTGGAAACATTTGTAACTCGGAAAGATCAAAACGGACAAGGGTTGGCGTTACTGCAGGAAATGTACCAGAAATGGCCCTTTATGCAAACGCTGTTGTCGAATATGGATATGGTGCTAGCTAAGACAGATATGGGTATTGCCTCACGCTATGCTGAATTGGTTAATGATATTGCGCTGCGTGAGCAGATTTTTGCACGCATCCGAGAGGAGCGCGCGAGAAGCGAGAAATGGCTATTTGCGATCACCGGGAATGTCGAGTTACTGCAAGATAATCCCACATTGGCGCGCAGTATCCGCAATAGAATCCCTTATATCGACCCGCTCAATCATTTGCAGGTGGAATTGCTTCGCCGCTACCGATCTGGCGAAGATAGCGAAGAGGTTAAACGTTCTATTCATCTCACCATCAATGGTGTAACAGCAGGATTGCGCAATAGCGGTTAG
- a CDS encoding M16 family metallopeptidase, with product MKQFFFLILMLFVFYSQWALASLPIQFWQASSGARVYFVENHDLPILDVSVEFAAGSSMDIPRQSGCASLVQQLLSLGAGGFSEDQIATALADVGAQTRSHFDRDRAGIVLRTLSSERERKQALDVFARIIQFPEFPHAILSREKARTISSIKESSTKPDYIAERELMKMLYGNHPYGFNEQGEVETLSKLQREDLLSFYRTHYVAEGAVIAIIGDVTRLEAAAIAEKLTESLPSTGQSRDVPPVAIPVVETKRLSHPAAQSHIQLAYPGLRRSDPDYFPLLVGNHILGGGGFVSRLMEEVRQQRGLAYSVYSFFAPYKEQGPFQIGLQTKKEQSEEALALTQKVLKDFVLNGPMEKELVAAKQNIIGGFPLRIDSNSKILGFLSVIGFYQLPLTYLTDYLVAVEAVTAEQIRQAFQRRIQPDGMVTVIAGAIE from the coding sequence ATGAAGCAATTCTTTTTTTTAATACTCATGCTGTTTGTCTTTTATTCCCAGTGGGCATTAGCTTCGCTGCCTATCCAATTCTGGCAGGCTTCTTCCGGTGCGCGGGTATATTTTGTGGAAAATCATGATCTCCCGATACTGGATGTGAGTGTCGAATTTGCGGCCGGTAGCAGCATGGATATTCCCCGTCAATCAGGTTGTGCCAGTCTGGTGCAGCAGCTGCTCAGCCTGGGTGCAGGGGGATTTTCTGAGGATCAAATTGCCACTGCATTAGCCGATGTGGGAGCGCAAACTAGAAGTCATTTTGATCGGGATCGCGCTGGCATCGTTTTACGTACTCTAAGTAGTGAACGGGAGCGCAAGCAAGCGCTGGATGTATTTGCACGAATTATTCAATTTCCGGAATTCCCGCACGCTATCTTATCGAGGGAAAAAGCGCGCACTATTTCAAGTATAAAAGAATCCAGCACTAAACCGGATTATATTGCCGAACGTGAATTAATGAAAATGCTATATGGTAATCATCCCTATGGATTCAATGAACAAGGAGAGGTTGAGACACTTAGTAAATTACAGCGGGAAGATCTGCTGAGTTTTTATCGCACGCATTATGTAGCAGAGGGCGCTGTGATAGCGATCATCGGTGATGTAACCCGACTGGAGGCGGCGGCAATTGCAGAAAAATTGACTGAAAGTTTACCTTCAACCGGGCAATCAAGGGATGTTCCTCCTGTCGCAATTCCTGTGGTGGAAACAAAAAGATTGTCTCATCCTGCCGCACAAAGTCACATCCAATTGGCTTACCCTGGATTACGCCGAAGTGACCCTGACTATTTTCCCCTGTTAGTTGGAAATCATATCCTGGGAGGTGGAGGGTTTGTTTCACGCCTGATGGAAGAGGTGCGTCAACAACGTGGCTTGGCTTATAGTGTTTACAGTTTCTTTGCGCCATATAAAGAACAAGGACCGTTTCAAATTGGCTTGCAAACAAAAAAAGAGCAGTCAGAAGAAGCGCTTGCTTTAACCCAGAAAGTACTTAAAGATTTTGTATTGAATGGCCCGATGGAAAAAGAGCTGGTAGCAGCCAAGCAAAACATTATTGGTGGTTTTCCGTTGCGGATTGACAGTAACAGCAAAATATTAGGCTTCCTATCCGTAATTGGTTTTTATCAATTGCCACTTACTTATCTGACAGATTATCTGGTAGCCGTTGAGGCGGTAACTGCCGAGCAAATTCGGCAAGCATTTCAACGGCGAATTCAACCCGATGGTATGGTCACCGTAATTGCCGGAGCGATCGAGTAA
- the rsmD gene encoding 16S rRNA (guanine(966)-N(2))-methyltransferase RsmD, translating to MTLIQGKIRIIGGQWRSRLLTFPEHPDLRPTANRVRETVFNWLEQDLSGLRCLDLFAGSGALGFEAASRGAAHVVMVDNDVQVYKALRENKEKLQAMQVELLLMNALDFMQSDVRKFDVIFLDPPYRLDLLPQLMSLLSSHLEEDGLVYSEARDTWTPDKQWRVHRSAKAGTVRYQLLEFVHYG from the coding sequence ATGACGTTAATTCAGGGAAAAATCCGCATCATCGGTGGTCAGTGGCGCAGCCGTTTGTTGACATTTCCGGAGCATCCTGATTTAAGACCTACCGCCAATAGAGTGCGTGAAACCGTCTTTAACTGGTTGGAGCAGGATTTAAGCGGTTTGCGTTGCCTCGACTTGTTTGCAGGCAGCGGTGCATTAGGCTTCGAGGCTGCATCACGTGGTGCAGCACACGTGGTTATGGTTGATAATGATGTGCAAGTATATAAGGCACTGAGAGAAAATAAAGAGAAGTTGCAAGCGATGCAGGTTGAACTGCTCCTGATGAATGCGCTAGATTTTATGCAATCTGATGTACGTAAATTTGATGTCATTTTTCTTGATCCACCTTATCGGCTTGATTTGCTTCCTCAATTAATGTCACTGCTGTCGTCACATCTTGAAGAGGATGGACTGGTTTATTCTGAAGCCAGAGATACATGGACTCCGGATAAGCAATGGAGGGTACATCGCAGCGCAAAGGCGGGAACTGTTCGTTATCAACTATTGGAGTTTGTGCACTATGGATAA
- a CDS encoding HDOD domain-containing protein has protein sequence MFRINDLINSEEATNTELERIISSDPALTAKLLKFANSTYFGFSGKIETVMKAISIVGHKELRNLVIASSVTTTFKGIPSDLVNMDTFWNHSVTSGVTARLLASSVDNRERFFIAGLLHGVGRLILFSQFPKESAKILNCMNQGEDAAMQEERKIFGFTHAQLGAELLKQWKLPPNIWKMVEYQSDPMGSGEYQSDANTLCAAISIANYIQPCTNQPLNLETAISDCALKTWNYLGLTAEIVESVITVAKLQVIEVFNAIH, from the coding sequence GTGTTTCGCATTAATGATTTAATTAATTCAGAAGAAGCAACGAATACGGAGTTAGAACGTATTATCTCAAGTGATCCTGCATTAACGGCAAAACTATTGAAGTTCGCAAACAGTACTTATTTTGGTTTCTCTGGCAAGATTGAAACCGTTATGAAAGCCATTTCCATTGTCGGGCATAAAGAATTGCGTAATCTGGTGATTGCATCATCAGTAACGACAACTTTTAAAGGAATTCCATCTGATCTGGTCAATATGGATACATTCTGGAATCACAGCGTTACGAGTGGTGTAACTGCGCGTCTGCTGGCGTCAAGTGTGGATAATCGAGAGCGCTTTTTCATTGCAGGGTTGTTGCATGGCGTTGGGAGATTAATTCTTTTTAGTCAGTTTCCGAAAGAATCTGCGAAGATATTGAATTGCATGAATCAAGGTGAAGATGCCGCAATGCAAGAAGAGCGGAAGATTTTTGGTTTTACGCATGCGCAATTAGGCGCCGAACTTTTAAAACAATGGAAACTACCCCCCAATATATGGAAAATGGTCGAATATCAATCTGACCCCATGGGAAGTGGAGAGTATCAATCTGATGCCAATACACTTTGTGCAGCCATAAGTATCGCTAACTATATCCAGCCTTGTACCAATCAACCGCTAAACCTCGAAACAGCGATATCAGATTGTGCTCTTAAAACTTGGAATTATCTTGGTTTGACAGCAGAAATTGTAGAATCAGTTATTACGGTAGCTAAATTACAAGTCATTGAAGTATTTAATGCTATCCATTAG
- a CDS encoding YfhL family 4Fe-4S dicluster ferredoxin, which produces MALMITDECINCDVCEPECPNGAISQGEEIYQIDPSLCTECVGHYNEPQCIEVCPVDCITLNPTIVESKEQLQAKYLALVTGKSIS; this is translated from the coding sequence ATGGCACTAATGATTACTGATGAATGTATCAATTGCGATGTTTGCGAACCCGAATGTCCCAATGGTGCGATTTCGCAAGGTGAAGAAATTTACCAGATTGATCCTAGTCTATGTACAGAATGTGTCGGGCACTACAATGAACCTCAATGTATAGAGGTTTGCCCGGTAGATTGCATTACACTCAACCCTACCATCGTAGAAAGTAAGGAACAGCTCCAGGCAAAGTATTTAGCTCTCGTTACTGGAAAATCAATATCTTAA
- the cphA gene encoding cyanophycin synthetase, with protein MKILRIRTLRGPNLWSQHTSIEAIIHCVGSEKNIENIQGFKARLCSRFPEISLLRLSDQHETITIAHVVESAARDLQLQAGCSINFSRTVQTSEVDTFHVIVGYSEEKVGQLAFKLAQTLCISAITDTDFDLADALHRLRKLYEDIRLGPSTGAIVQAAVARGIPFRRLTEGSLVQLGWGSKQRRIQASGSDKTSAVAESIVQDKELTKTLLHAAGIPVPLGRSVSNAEDAWAAAREVGMPVVIKPRDSNQGKGVTVNRINEDDVKAAYMIASEISNNVIVERYIPGYDYRMLIVGNRLIAAARRDPPQVIGDGILTIQELVEQINRDPMRGEGHIASLTKIQLDEISLAHLAIQGLTAASVPLKGMHVVLRNNANLSTGGTATDVTDDVHPDLAAHAIAAAQVVGLDICGVDVVCNTVMKSLEDQGGGIIEINASPGLRMHLQPSFGKGRAVGKAIIDYMFTPGEDARIPVIAVTGTNGKTTTTQLIASILEKSNKRTGVACTNGVFIAGQCIDTGDCSGPKSARNILSHPDVDAAVLETARGGLLREGLGFDHCDVAVVTNIGMGDHLGMAYVNTVEELSLVKRVVVQNVKSETGFAVLNAADPLVASMAEYCPGSVIFFAHNSHHPVLARHHAQHKRVVYVENDYIVAVSDCSEYRIPLNEIPLTKNGTIRFQIENVLAAVGAGWALGIGWSDICAGVTNFVNNTQTAPGRFNLFNYRNATLIADYGHNPDAIQALVSAIENIPSRKRSVVISAAGDRRDEDIRQQTRILGDAFDEVVLYQDKCQRGRADGEVLSLLREGLENARRTQKIREIIGEAIAIDAALSNLQDGDLCLILVDQVEQSLGQINNRIASG; from the coding sequence ATGAAAATACTGCGTATTCGTACATTGCGTGGACCTAATTTATGGAGTCAGCACACTTCTATTGAAGCTATTATTCATTGTGTTGGCTCTGAAAAGAACATAGAAAACATCCAAGGTTTTAAGGCACGATTGTGTAGCCGCTTTCCTGAAATTTCTTTGCTACGACTTTCCGATCAGCATGAAACCATCACAATAGCGCATGTGGTCGAATCTGCCGCACGGGATTTGCAACTACAAGCGGGTTGTTCGATAAATTTCAGTCGCACGGTTCAAACATCCGAAGTTGATACATTTCATGTCATAGTAGGTTACAGCGAAGAAAAAGTAGGGCAGCTTGCATTTAAGTTGGCGCAGACCCTATGTATATCAGCTATCACCGATACCGATTTTGATTTAGCCGATGCATTGCATCGATTACGCAAACTCTATGAGGATATTCGTCTGGGCCCCAGTACGGGCGCAATTGTTCAGGCTGCTGTTGCACGTGGAATTCCATTCCGCCGATTAACTGAAGGCAGTTTGGTGCAATTAGGCTGGGGTAGTAAGCAACGCCGCATTCAGGCTTCCGGGAGCGACAAGACTAGCGCAGTTGCCGAATCAATAGTGCAGGATAAGGAATTAACCAAAACTTTGTTGCATGCAGCTGGAATACCTGTCCCACTGGGACGGAGCGTGAGTAACGCGGAAGATGCTTGGGCAGCCGCTCGCGAAGTAGGTATGCCGGTAGTCATAAAACCACGAGACAGCAATCAAGGAAAAGGTGTAACTGTTAACCGGATTAACGAAGACGATGTGAAAGCGGCTTATATGATTGCATCTGAAATTAGCAATAATGTGATCGTGGAACGCTATATTCCCGGATATGACTATCGTATGCTGATCGTAGGCAACAGATTAATCGCAGCAGCACGACGCGATCCACCGCAGGTGATTGGAGATGGCATTCTTACCATTCAAGAATTGGTAGAACAAATTAATCGTGATCCAATGAGGGGGGAAGGACATATCGCTTCATTAACTAAGATTCAACTGGATGAAATTTCTCTTGCTCATCTTGCCATACAGGGATTGACAGCGGCGTCAGTTCCGCTGAAAGGAATGCATGTTGTATTGCGAAATAATGCCAATTTATCCACAGGCGGTACGGCTACTGATGTGACGGATGATGTTCATCCCGATTTAGCAGCACATGCAATTGCTGCAGCGCAGGTGGTGGGCCTGGATATTTGCGGCGTTGATGTAGTTTGTAACACCGTGATGAAATCTTTGGAAGATCAAGGGGGCGGCATAATAGAAATTAATGCATCACCAGGGTTACGCATGCATCTCCAACCGTCTTTCGGTAAAGGACGTGCTGTAGGCAAAGCTATCATTGATTACATGTTTACACCAGGCGAGGATGCGCGCATTCCGGTTATCGCTGTGACGGGCACCAATGGCAAAACCACCACTACCCAGCTGATAGCCAGCATTCTGGAGAAAAGCAACAAACGAACAGGGGTTGCTTGTACAAATGGTGTTTTTATTGCCGGACAATGTATCGATACTGGAGATTGCAGTGGTCCCAAAAGTGCCAGAAATATTCTTTCTCATCCAGATGTTGATGCTGCAGTGCTAGAAACTGCACGAGGTGGATTACTGCGCGAAGGCCTGGGATTCGATCACTGTGATGTAGCTGTTGTAACGAATATTGGCATGGGTGATCATTTAGGCATGGCTTACGTCAATACTGTAGAGGAACTGTCTTTAGTCAAACGTGTTGTTGTTCAGAATGTGAAATCTGAGACTGGTTTTGCTGTGCTTAATGCGGCGGATCCACTTGTCGCCAGCATGGCTGAATATTGTCCCGGCTCCGTCATTTTCTTTGCACACAATAGTCATCATCCGGTATTGGCGAGACATCACGCTCAACATAAACGTGTGGTCTATGTCGAAAATGACTATATTGTTGCTGTAAGTGATTGCAGTGAATACCGCATTCCGTTGAACGAAATTCCATTGACAAAAAATGGCACAATCCGATTTCAAATCGAAAATGTACTCGCTGCTGTTGGTGCTGGTTGGGCGTTGGGAATAGGATGGTCCGATATTTGTGCCGGTGTAACTAATTTTGTAAACAATACACAAACTGCACCGGGTCGCTTTAATCTTTTCAATTACCGCAATGCTACCTTAATTGCGGATTACGGGCATAACCCAGATGCCATACAGGCGTTGGTAAGCGCAATCGAAAATATTCCATCCAGGAAGCGATCGGTGGTTATTAGTGCAGCCGGTGATCGACGTGACGAAGATATTCGCCAGCAGACACGGATTCTCGGTGACGCATTCGATGAAGTCGTTTTATATCAGGACAAATGCCAGAGAGGACGGGCAGATGGTGAAGTTTTGTCTCTATTACGGGAAGGCTTGGAAAACGCTAGACGTACACAAAAAATAAGAGAAATCATCGGCGAAGCTATTGCAATTGATGCGGCGTTATCCAATTTGCAGGATGGCGATTTATGCCTTATTCTCGTAGATCAAGTTGAGCAATCACTGGGACAAATTAATAATCGTATTGCATCAGGATGA
- a CDS encoding EAL and HDOD domain-containing protein, with protein sequence MEVYLGRLPILDSKQNLVAFELLFRSNQNNGVEVTDDSAASANVIIDTYGQLGIENVIGKRRGFIKVDAKLLMNDVICMLPKKHVVLEILRSVEINDEIIQRCLFLKQKGYQLALSNVIQLDQRFERIMPLINIVKINITALNQSNLHNLINKLKRWPVLLLAEKVESKEIARNCIALNFQMLQGFYFAKPEIISGKRIDPSKLSLLKLLLLVVKDGEVTEIENELKFQPGLSYNLLRMVNSAASGLPSTINSIKRAIMIIGRKQLQRWIQILLYAAKQRDGGASDALMQTATVRGRLLESIAIADRPHDKNHQDRAFMVGVLSLLDTLLGMEMSELVSTLSIQKDMGEALLTRRGYLGHQLELIEAHERGEYEAVSCMLSELGFIGMDEFIKMELEATVWANRIKDAVNQSA encoded by the coding sequence ATGGAAGTTTATCTTGGTAGATTGCCAATTCTGGATAGTAAACAAAATTTAGTAGCATTTGAGCTTTTATTTCGTTCCAATCAAAATAACGGTGTAGAAGTTACCGATGATTCCGCTGCTTCAGCCAATGTCATCATTGATACCTACGGACAGCTAGGCATAGAAAATGTGATAGGCAAACGGCGCGGGTTCATTAAGGTTGATGCTAAGCTATTGATGAATGATGTAATTTGTATGCTTCCAAAGAAACATGTAGTACTTGAAATATTGAGAAGTGTAGAAATCAATGATGAAATCATACAACGCTGTTTATTCTTAAAGCAAAAAGGCTATCAATTGGCACTTTCTAATGTCATTCAACTGGATCAACGGTTTGAACGCATAATGCCGCTTATCAATATAGTTAAAATTAATATTACTGCATTAAATCAGAGCAACCTTCACAATCTTATAAATAAGCTAAAACGCTGGCCTGTTTTATTGTTGGCAGAGAAAGTTGAAAGTAAGGAAATCGCCAGAAATTGTATCGCATTGAATTTTCAGATGCTGCAAGGCTTTTATTTTGCAAAACCAGAAATTATTTCGGGAAAACGCATTGACCCTTCGAAGCTATCTCTATTAAAGCTATTACTGTTAGTTGTTAAAGACGGCGAAGTTACTGAAATTGAGAACGAGCTTAAGTTTCAACCCGGCTTAAGCTATAACCTGCTGCGTATGGTAAATTCCGCTGCAAGCGGTTTGCCAAGCACGATTAATTCTATCAAACGGGCCATTATGATTATTGGCCGGAAACAGCTTCAGCGTTGGATACAGATATTGCTCTATGCCGCCAAGCAAAGAGATGGTGGTGCGTCGGACGCATTAATGCAGACAGCCACCGTACGTGGCAGATTATTGGAATCAATCGCCATTGCGGATCGTCCGCATGATAAAAATCATCAGGATCGTGCCTTTATGGTAGGGGTATTATCATTACTTGATACGTTGCTTGGGATGGAGATGTCCGAGCTTGTGAGCACGCTCAGTATCCAAAAGGATATGGGTGAAGCTCTTTTGACCCGACGGGGCTATTTGGGTCATCAGCTGGAATTAATTGAAGCCCATGAAAGAGGTGAATATGAAGCAGTTTCATGTATGCTGTCAGAGTTGGGATTTATCGGCATGGATGAGTTCATTAAGATGGAATTGGAAGCTACCGTGTGGGCCAATCGAATCAAGGATGCAGTCAATCAGTCCGCCTAG